A portion of the Bifidobacterium lemurum genome contains these proteins:
- a CDS encoding serine/threonine-protein kinase, with product MINAPPFPSPPRLPGYDFIRVLGSGSTAVVLLYAHHTPSRHVAVKVSDPAAGSLAASALRHEAAVMARLPRHPHILRIFDSGCTDDGRAYIVVDYAEQGALADLLRHGPLPCARAVDVGVRLASGLYAAHRCGIIHHDIKPSNVLIGTRGLPILGDFGVSRDIYADHPAGHSPPWAAPEVLRGTSAGDEASDIYSLAATIFAMLAGASPYEHGYRPRCETELIASILGKPLPHIGRDDVPADVERALRMALDKNPGDRHYSALEFARALQRAQHASGFPPTPVDAENTPRYPDDLQRCVSGGFRRCDGSDGLDERNGFRGLDERDAFRRRKGRGMPRPSRSDTSHPTAALSTCPARSRHRAKTLAVIVAGTAVSATVAAIVACTVMVFMDAVPSPTGSRIDVPRGNGGYRLRAPDEALVQTAGTGGSIRVAPGGTLQKEVA from the coding sequence ATGATCAACGCACCACCATTCCCGTCTCCGCCACGGTTGCCCGGCTATGATTTCATCCGAGTGTTGGGCTCCGGATCCACCGCCGTGGTGCTGCTCTACGCCCATCACACGCCCAGCCGCCATGTGGCGGTGAAGGTCAGCGATCCCGCCGCAGGCTCCCTCGCCGCGAGCGCGCTCCGGCACGAGGCCGCGGTGATGGCCCGACTGCCCCGTCATCCGCACATCCTTCGCATCTTCGACTCCGGGTGCACCGATGACGGTCGCGCTTACATCGTCGTCGACTACGCCGAGCAGGGCGCCCTCGCCGATCTGCTGCGCCACGGGCCGTTGCCCTGCGCACGCGCGGTGGATGTGGGCGTCCGTCTGGCAAGCGGCTTGTATGCCGCCCACCGCTGCGGCATCATCCACCACGACATCAAACCCAGCAATGTGCTGATCGGAACGCGGGGACTGCCGATATTGGGCGACTTCGGCGTTTCCCGCGACATCTACGCAGACCATCCGGCCGGACATTCGCCGCCATGGGCCGCACCGGAGGTGTTGCGGGGAACCAGCGCCGGCGACGAGGCGTCGGATATCTATTCGCTGGCCGCCACGATATTCGCGATGCTCGCGGGAGCCTCCCCCTACGAGCACGGATACCGTCCCCGCTGCGAGACCGAGCTGATCGCGTCGATACTCGGAAAGCCGCTGCCGCATATCGGACGTGACGATGTTCCCGCGGATGTGGAACGAGCCCTGCGCATGGCGCTTGACAAGAATCCCGGCGACCGCCATTACTCCGCGCTGGAATTCGCCAGGGCGTTGCAGCGGGCGCAGCACGCCAGCGGATTCCCACCCACTCCTGTGGACGCGGAGAACACGCCCCGATACCCGGACGATCTTCAGCGGTGTGTATCGGGAGGGTTTCGCAGGTGCGATGGATCCGACGGACTTGACGAACGCAACGGGTTTCGCGGGCTTGACGAACGCGATGCGTTTCGCAGACGCAAGGGGCGCGGCATGCCACGCCCGTCGCGTTCGGATACGTCCCATCCGACGGCGGCGCTTTCAACATGCCCGGCACGTTCGCGGCACCGGGCGAAAACCCTCGCCGTCATCGTCGCCGGCACGGCGGTGTCGGCGACCGTGGCGGCGATAGTCGCATGTACCGTCATGGTTTTCATGGATGCCGTGCCCAGCCCGACCGGAAGTCGGATCGACGTTCCCCGCGGCAACGGTGGATACCGCCTACGCGCGCCGGACGAGGCCCTCGTCCAAACCGCCGGAACAGGCGGTTCCATCCGCGTCGCGCCTGGCGGCACGCTTCAGAAGGAGGTGGCATGA
- a CDS encoding ATP-dependent DNA helicase yields the protein MTGFTPSAEQSAIIDAPVDSDVLVVAGAGSGKTFTMTQRIIALIRRGVAPERILGLTFTRKAAGELLERVSAAVSGEHASADGQADAGSMDHAFLKPAIFTYDAFFQTLVRQYGLLVGFDQNTQPLSEAGRHQLVSDVIDAHMGSALERNLGAFDTLADNVLKLSESISSAMIGSDCTNFEEAVDRVRAWDQAFMARLERVIGDEPLPEPMPVKPVRGKKDTDEEWRTKVDAFMESDLHPFCVGQCGRLYETTQKREALLTLVEEYAKAKRMRNMAEFSDFTIAAYQLIERFPSIAQRCRRRYSHVLLDEYQDTSTTQAALLASLFHADDHDRCAVNAVGDPFQSIYAWRGASPGAFRMFQSAFGMPSDAKPYPLSVTRRNPRLVLEAANNLTEPLRVKPDRASSSLMREVDVAPLDPLDDADAGTLGVLGFETHGQEIDAVVRFCKAAVARQHKRGNRESASVAVLFRTKTIMPEYQEALENAGLRTFTVGYSALLERPEILDVFALLHVVSNHTDSAALMRLLATPRFNVAAGDLASLARFAEQANTEQRFHALVQAGLVSADIPKHEWADAVRDYRDKVANAVFLADLLIDGELASLLDKCDSISEQGAAAITRASTMLKHVQDAIGRPIHDVVRAAVEALELDIDTVIAHALRQPDHRPDPTLSRLPMESIIDLVDTYAQEIAVDQTPTLRGFTAWVDRLKSIDDESASLPTGPVDVELMTVHQSKGLEWDAVVVVGMSDGGFPSGQGDGLKVSLAERQTENPGSGRWSAPRYDEKANTWLTNPTAVPVPVRADADILPRFPHDLAVGADPIEGLDALDDAETIDDEVFGSIREFVDERDGANADGWYLTQMEEYGRRLHADERRLAYVALTRAREDVLLTYAHYNEGSRDPSAVGGRARKKSPSNFWSEVHDSIHRHHDVLWAKDLVVDPVEDFADAQAPEGFFVGDRAREYGEAVVTEAWRSPIEPSAQAEDMPWPARLSDSKHEEITRGVSELREAIRARRDGPASEASMGRRHGEGSLTERARMLVSDPDLMANLLDGAAFDQAVKAKALRIGAAGRQNVTGLQARAGGMGEREEREYWRGIIRPIPRVASPAAEAGTRLHDWAERFVNAGLPGAGEALAYGSGIGGFGTGDASVGVSGVIGAGSTDGGESREALIAEAARDPNEKIRVWAERLAASRWARRTPAWAERQIVVDIPGVGIVNGKLDAVFYGRLDDDGENAGAENVTAGNTGAGNNGAGNDATGATAASSDVPVSVATAASVASVVSGEATSPTYTVVDWKTGKRPTNPEEIERKLAQLDMYRLLLAAVEGIELDSIDASLYYVSEPDEGRRELRARAKTEQDILAELSSGIPEQSDND from the coding sequence ATGACCGGATTCACGCCAAGCGCTGAGCAAAGCGCCATCATTGACGCGCCTGTCGACTCGGACGTGCTGGTCGTCGCCGGCGCGGGTAGCGGCAAAACCTTCACCATGACCCAGCGCATCATCGCGTTGATTCGGCGGGGCGTCGCCCCGGAACGCATTCTCGGCCTGACCTTCACGCGCAAGGCCGCCGGCGAATTGCTGGAACGCGTGTCCGCCGCCGTATCCGGAGAGCATGCGTCAGCGGATGGCCAGGCGGATGCGGGCTCGATGGACCATGCCTTCCTGAAACCGGCGATTTTCACCTACGACGCCTTTTTCCAAACCTTGGTGCGGCAATACGGTCTGCTGGTGGGCTTCGACCAGAACACGCAGCCGTTGAGCGAGGCGGGCAGACATCAGCTGGTCAGCGACGTGATCGATGCGCATATGGGAAGCGCGCTCGAACGGAACCTCGGCGCATTCGACACCTTGGCCGACAATGTGCTCAAACTTTCGGAATCCATCTCCAGCGCCATGATCGGTTCGGACTGCACCAACTTCGAAGAAGCGGTGGACCGCGTGCGCGCATGGGATCAGGCGTTTATGGCAAGGCTCGAACGGGTGATCGGTGACGAACCTCTGCCGGAGCCGATGCCGGTCAAGCCCGTACGTGGCAAAAAAGACACGGACGAGGAGTGGCGGACCAAAGTCGATGCGTTCATGGAGAGCGATCTCCATCCGTTCTGCGTGGGGCAATGCGGGCGACTGTATGAGACCACGCAGAAACGTGAGGCGTTGCTCACTCTGGTGGAGGAGTACGCGAAAGCCAAGCGTATGCGGAATATGGCGGAATTCTCGGATTTCACCATCGCGGCCTATCAGCTCATCGAACGCTTTCCCTCCATCGCGCAACGATGCCGACGTCGATACAGCCACGTGCTGCTGGACGAATATCAGGACACCTCCACCACACAGGCCGCGCTGCTCGCCTCGCTGTTTCACGCGGATGACCATGACCGTTGCGCGGTCAACGCCGTGGGAGACCCCTTCCAATCCATCTACGCATGGAGAGGGGCGAGTCCGGGCGCGTTCCGTATGTTCCAAAGCGCTTTCGGCATGCCGTCCGACGCCAAGCCATATCCTCTAAGCGTCACCAGACGTAATCCACGGTTGGTGTTGGAGGCCGCCAACAATCTCACCGAGCCTTTGCGCGTCAAGCCCGATCGTGCGAGCAGTTCGCTGATGCGCGAGGTGGACGTCGCACCGCTCGATCCGCTTGACGATGCCGACGCGGGCACCCTTGGAGTGCTTGGGTTTGAGACGCACGGACAGGAGATCGACGCCGTGGTGCGCTTCTGCAAGGCCGCGGTCGCACGCCAGCATAAGCGGGGGAATCGGGAATCGGCTTCGGTGGCGGTGCTGTTCCGAACGAAAACAATCATGCCCGAATATCAGGAGGCTTTGGAAAACGCGGGATTGCGCACTTTTACGGTGGGGTACTCCGCGCTGCTCGAACGTCCGGAGATCCTTGATGTGTTCGCCTTGCTGCATGTCGTATCCAACCACACGGACAGCGCGGCGCTGATGCGCCTGCTGGCCACGCCGCGATTCAACGTCGCGGCCGGAGACCTCGCCTCATTAGCCCGATTCGCGGAACAAGCCAACACCGAGCAGCGGTTCCACGCATTGGTGCAGGCGGGACTGGTCTCCGCGGACATACCCAAACACGAGTGGGCGGATGCGGTGCGCGACTACCGTGACAAAGTCGCCAACGCGGTGTTCCTCGCGGACCTGCTGATCGATGGCGAACTCGCATCGTTGCTGGACAAGTGCGATTCGATCAGCGAACAGGGGGCTGCGGCGATCACCCGCGCCTCGACGATGCTCAAGCATGTGCAGGACGCCATCGGCCGGCCGATTCACGATGTGGTACGCGCCGCGGTGGAAGCGCTGGAATTGGATATCGACACCGTGATCGCCCATGCGCTGCGGCAGCCCGACCACCGGCCCGATCCCACACTGTCCCGCCTGCCGATGGAGTCGATCATCGACCTGGTGGATACCTACGCGCAGGAGATCGCCGTGGACCAGACTCCGACGTTGCGTGGTTTTACGGCATGGGTCGACCGGCTCAAATCGATCGATGACGAAAGCGCGTCCCTGCCGACCGGGCCGGTCGACGTGGAACTGATGACCGTGCACCAATCCAAGGGATTGGAATGGGACGCCGTGGTCGTGGTCGGCATGTCCGATGGCGGATTCCCCAGCGGTCAAGGGGATGGTCTCAAGGTCTCTCTTGCCGAACGGCAGACGGAAAACCCCGGCAGCGGACGATGGTCGGCGCCTCGTTACGACGAGAAGGCCAACACATGGCTGACGAATCCCACCGCGGTTCCGGTCCCGGTGCGTGCCGATGCCGATATTCTGCCTCGATTCCCGCATGATCTGGCCGTTGGTGCCGATCCCATCGAAGGATTGGACGCGCTCGACGATGCGGAGACCATCGACGATGAGGTGTTCGGCTCCATACGTGAGTTCGTCGATGAGCGTGACGGAGCGAACGCCGACGGCTGGTATCTGACCCAGATGGAGGAATACGGGCGGCGTTTGCACGCCGATGAGCGACGGTTGGCCTATGTGGCGCTCACGCGCGCCCGCGAGGACGTGCTGCTCACCTACGCGCATTACAACGAAGGCTCCCGCGATCCCTCCGCGGTGGGAGGAAGGGCTCGGAAAAAGAGCCCATCCAACTTCTGGTCGGAGGTTCATGACTCCATACACCGGCATCATGACGTGCTTTGGGCGAAGGATCTCGTGGTGGATCCCGTCGAGGACTTTGCGGATGCGCAGGCTCCCGAAGGCTTCTTTGTCGGCGACCGTGCCCGCGAATACGGCGAAGCCGTCGTCACCGAAGCGTGGAGGTCTCCGATCGAACCGTCCGCCCAAGCGGAGGACATGCCATGGCCGGCCAGATTGAGCGACTCCAAACATGAGGAGATCACCCGCGGCGTGTCTGAACTGCGCGAAGCCATTCGCGCACGGCGTGATGGCCCGGCGAGTGAAGCGAGCATGGGGAGGCGGCATGGAGAAGGCTCGCTGACGGAGCGTGCGCGCATGTTGGTCTCCGACCCCGATCTGATGGCCAATCTGCTCGACGGCGCGGCTTTCGACCAGGCGGTCAAGGCCAAGGCTTTGCGTATCGGTGCGGCCGGTCGCCAGAACGTCACTGGCCTGCAGGCGCGTGCCGGAGGCATGGGCGAACGTGAGGAGCGCGAGTATTGGCGCGGCATCATCCGTCCGATTCCACGTGTTGCCTCGCCCGCCGCCGAAGCGGGCACGCGATTGCATGATTGGGCGGAGCGTTTCGTGAACGCGGGTCTGCCCGGTGCCGGCGAGGCGCTCGCCTACGGCTCCGGCATCGGTGGCTTCGGAACCGGTGACGCAAGCGTCGGTGTTTCCGGTGTGATCGGTGCCGGTTCGACGGATGGTGGCGAATCCCGCGAAGCATTGATCGCCGAAGCCGCGCGGGACCCCAACGAGAAAATCCGCGTATGGGCCGAACGCTTGGCCGCGTCGCGTTGGGCGCGCCGCACGCCGGCTTGGGCGGAGCGGCAGATCGTCGTGGACATTCCCGGCGTCGGCATCGTCAACGGCAAACTCGACGCCGTGTTTTACGGCCGTTTGGACGATGACGGGGAGAACGCCGGCGCGGAGAACGTCACCGCGGGGAACACCGGCGCGGGGAACAACGGCGCTGGGAATGACGCCACGGGGGCTACGGCGGCATCGTCGGACGTTCCGGTCTCCGTCGCCACCGCCGCATCCGTCGCATCCGTCGTCTCCGGCGAGGCGACGTCTCCCACCTACACGGTGGTCGACTGGAAAACCGGCAAACGCCCTACCAATCCGGAGGAGATCGAACGTAAACTCGCCCAGCTGGACATGTACCGTCTTCTGCTCGCCGCCGTCGAAGGCATCGAGTTGGACAGTATCGACGCGTCTCTCTACTATGTGAGTGAGCCCGATGAGGGCCGGCGCGAGCTGCGTGCCCGCGCGAAAACAGAACAGGACATCCTTGCCGAGTTGAGCTCCGGCATCCCCGAGCAATCGGACAACGACTAG
- a CDS encoding PD-(D/E)XK nuclease family protein yields the protein MGPGGAMLLVAPPRAGKTEYAFATLLRGLETFGMQGAVMAVSGRTAADRLSNRVIRHMGASTQVRPVTTLAAIAFRAISAARARAGLSAPRLLNGAEQDALLRQVVAVHLGHAAAGDDCPTCALLRGYFAQRAWSTLITEASAVPSDTHVSLQSPSRNIGLRTSEVGGSPTAEVFARGVSGAFIAQLRDMLARMDELGVTAKHEAELLARLGEGRTRLAEQWRLAFALRAEYIAMLGETYAHDYRLDASYLLVAGANAIPQLARGETLPELLVVDDFQDTTLAGLRFLESLHEAGVRLLLVGNPDEAVQTFRGSYPEYLFRRAQDGDIHARMCDASALPSAGAAARVRATVAEGVSAAGDMSATDDASAAENEGMAGASGPRYLDVVASRISLSIPSQEHDPVPIAQRPGKLLQTAAGGASPVADGSLETSLYRSPREELDDVVWQIKRARLDEDVTWNDMAVIAHDNSIVRRFGERLRREGVPVRYSSVARPLKDEPFVQGLFALVELADLRRQGEDRNRMGLVRTAAFVRSRVATILASPLVSAAGGRPARLAPIESAIVALDSLSGIVTDDDAAVSRLVEAWGRLRSHVEEARREQADTLSSSISVDDALVDELAARGDDLAFGADAVYVMLAFDSELAPAELVMDAIQAVLGTDAQSKAFSRLWQLVAAIVRGMDSLSAAGPTRRLEPQYVLAVAWNATGVAKQWQNLALSNTPEGRAANDRLDAAMRLFQFAEGSSMDVTGFIANMRSQQIEADSLAHIGPVEEAVTLTTPAGAAGRHFRYVWLPSMQQDVWPNLAERNTMFAGEDLVELVLRGRLVEVTQGERDPRLVSVLSGEKKSLLVALTRADERATVSAVWNDDSSPSDFLFGYMPERFKRERSNARYTTANDHGDFSGLDASARGLVAAARIMLATNKPESDAAKDAIDTLALLAEHGVDVADPAQWPFVASGLGGDDDTTDDGTAESDATSSDPGDGPAHAADVDIDVDVDARTGARDLSSERPVVVSLSPSSADQLWACPVCWLLENRFSGPRPGSLAMGFGSLIHEVAQRGSEEGLDRSRLSAEAIAGRLEEIYESLRPDPDAIADVKERYQAMKTAMSANEILANIAHYFADSENAEYLGGNAKLLEIGRLEHVSNECEFSALFDLNDILAAYNAVPGIEPLNRPQLYAAMGMLVGGWPEGMRENLTVRLAGRIDRMETRVLSDGSRHLRLVDYKTGKDRGGPGIFNDLQLVCYQLGLAFPEGGPRGYEAVRNVPRIGQSVLFYVRHRSSAGFAQAPEGGFQPPLFVDGSLNAEPPLKRYRIPNVVEKLMDMPVPTPDAKPEGIPDEKWARFVTLAGTQTLWALTMIARVFYAAAAKRSGALIAHPQPSHLEYCKSRTCPACAGMVDTVFETRQA from the coding sequence ATGGGGCCGGGTGGGGCGATGCTGTTGGTCGCGCCGCCTCGCGCCGGCAAAACCGAATACGCGTTCGCCACGCTGCTGCGCGGTTTGGAGACGTTCGGCATGCAGGGTGCCGTGATGGCGGTGTCCGGCCGTACCGCCGCCGATCGGCTGTCCAATCGTGTGATTCGTCATATGGGCGCATCCACCCAAGTGCGCCCCGTCACCACATTGGCCGCCATCGCGTTTCGAGCGATCTCCGCTGCCCGAGCCCGAGCGGGATTGAGCGCGCCTCGCCTGCTCAACGGCGCCGAACAGGATGCCCTGCTGCGCCAGGTCGTCGCCGTGCATCTGGGCCATGCCGCCGCGGGCGACGACTGCCCCACATGCGCGTTGTTGCGTGGCTATTTCGCGCAACGGGCATGGTCCACGCTGATCACCGAAGCGTCGGCCGTGCCGTCGGACACGCATGTGAGCCTACAATCGCCGTCGAGGAACATCGGCTTGCGGACTTCCGAGGTCGGCGGGTCGCCCACCGCGGAGGTGTTCGCGCGTGGGGTGTCGGGCGCGTTCATCGCCCAGCTTCGCGACATGCTCGCCCGCATGGATGAGCTTGGCGTCACGGCGAAGCATGAGGCGGAGCTGCTGGCCCGGTTGGGCGAGGGGCGAACCCGCTTGGCCGAACAGTGGCGGTTGGCGTTCGCCTTGCGCGCCGAATACATCGCGATGCTGGGCGAGACCTACGCGCACGATTACCGGCTCGACGCCTCCTATCTGCTGGTTGCCGGCGCCAATGCGATCCCCCAGCTCGCCCGCGGCGAGACGCTGCCCGAACTGCTGGTCGTCGACGACTTCCAGGACACCACGCTCGCCGGACTGCGCTTTCTCGAGTCGCTGCATGAGGCGGGTGTGCGGCTGTTGCTGGTCGGCAACCCGGACGAGGCCGTGCAGACCTTCCGGGGCTCCTACCCCGAATACCTGTTCCGCAGGGCCCAGGATGGCGACATCCATGCGCGGATGTGCGACGCTTCGGCGCTGCCGTCCGCAGGCGCTGCCGCTCGCGTCCGCGCGACCGTCGCCGAAGGCGTGTCCGCTGCTGGGGACATGTCCGCAACCGATGACGCATCCGCTGCCGAGAATGAGGGGATGGCCGGCGCTTCCGGTCCTCGTTATCTTGATGTGGTCGCTTCTCGCATCTCCCTGTCGATCCCCTCGCAGGAGCACGACCCGGTGCCCATCGCGCAGCGTCCGGGCAAACTGCTCCAAACTGCCGCCGGTGGCGCGTCGCCGGTCGCCGACGGCAGTTTGGAGACCTCGTTGTATCGTTCCCCCCGTGAGGAGCTTGACGATGTGGTGTGGCAGATCAAGCGCGCGCGACTTGACGAGGACGTCACATGGAACGATATGGCCGTTATCGCCCACGACAACAGCATCGTGAGACGTTTCGGGGAACGTTTGCGTCGCGAAGGCGTGCCGGTGCGCTATTCGTCGGTCGCGCGTCCGCTGAAGGACGAGCCTTTCGTCCAAGGGCTGTTCGCGTTGGTGGAGCTGGCCGATCTGCGCAGGCAAGGCGAGGATCGCAATCGTATGGGATTGGTCCGGACGGCGGCGTTCGTGCGGTCCCGCGTCGCCACCATCCTCGCCAGCCCATTGGTCAGTGCCGCGGGAGGCCGTCCCGCACGACTCGCCCCCATCGAATCGGCGATCGTCGCGTTGGATTCGCTGTCGGGCATCGTCACGGATGACGACGCGGCGGTCTCCCGGCTGGTCGAGGCGTGGGGACGTCTGCGTTCCCATGTCGAAGAGGCTCGCCGGGAACAAGCGGATACCCTATCGTCTTCCATCAGCGTGGATGACGCTTTGGTGGACGAGTTGGCGGCTCGGGGAGACGATCTCGCCTTCGGGGCGGACGCCGTCTATGTGATGTTGGCGTTCGACAGCGAACTCGCACCCGCCGAACTCGTCATGGACGCCATTCAAGCGGTGCTCGGCACCGATGCCCAGTCCAAGGCGTTCAGCCGATTGTGGCAGCTGGTCGCGGCGATCGTGCGGGGGATGGACTCCCTGAGCGCGGCCGGCCCGACGCGCCGACTGGAACCCCAGTATGTGCTTGCGGTCGCATGGAACGCCACCGGCGTGGCCAAACAGTGGCAGAACCTCGCGCTGTCCAATACGCCTGAAGGCCGCGCGGCCAATGACCGGCTGGACGCGGCCATGCGACTGTTCCAGTTCGCCGAAGGCAGCTCGATGGACGTGACGGGGTTCATCGCCAATATGCGCTCGCAACAGATCGAGGCGGACTCGCTCGCCCATATCGGCCCCGTCGAGGAGGCCGTGACCCTGACCACGCCGGCCGGCGCGGCCGGGCGGCATTTCCGCTACGTCTGGCTGCCGTCCATGCAACAGGACGTATGGCCGAATCTCGCCGAACGCAACACCATGTTCGCAGGCGAGGATCTGGTCGAACTCGTATTGCGTGGTCGACTTGTCGAAGTGACGCAAGGCGAGCGTGATCCGCGGCTGGTGTCGGTGCTGTCCGGTGAGAAGAAGAGTCTGCTGGTGGCCCTCACCCGAGCCGATGAGCGTGCGACGGTCAGCGCGGTGTGGAACGACGACTCCAGCCCTTCGGACTTCCTGTTCGGCTATATGCCCGAACGATTCAAGCGCGAACGTTCGAACGCGCGGTACACCACGGCGAACGATCACGGCGATTTCTCCGGACTGGATGCCAGCGCGCGAGGATTGGTCGCCGCCGCGCGCATCATGCTCGCCACCAACAAGCCGGAAAGCGATGCGGCCAAGGACGCCATCGACACGCTCGCCTTACTCGCCGAACACGGCGTGGACGTCGCCGACCCCGCGCAATGGCCGTTCGTGGCCTCCGGCTTGGGTGGCGACGATGATACGACCGACGACGGAACCGCCGAATCGGATGCCACAAGCTCCGACCCGGGGGATGGGCCCGCGCACGCGGCTGATGTCGATATCGATGTCGATGTCGATGCTCGGACGGGAGCTCGTGACCTATCGTCGGAGCGTCCTGTGGTGGTGTCGTTGTCGCCCTCGTCGGCTGACCAACTATGGGCGTGCCCGGTGTGCTGGCTGTTGGAGAACCGTTTCTCCGGCCCCAGGCCGGGATCATTGGCGATGGGATTCGGCTCGTTGATCCACGAGGTGGCACAACGTGGCAGCGAGGAGGGGCTTGATCGCTCTCGTCTTTCCGCCGAAGCGATCGCGGGGCGTCTTGAGGAGATCTACGAATCCCTGCGTCCGGACCCCGATGCCATAGCCGACGTCAAAGAACGGTATCAGGCGATGAAAACCGCCATGTCGGCGAATGAGATTCTGGCGAATATCGCGCATTACTTTGCCGACAGCGAGAACGCCGAGTATCTGGGCGGGAATGCCAAACTATTGGAAATCGGGCGGTTGGAGCATGTCAGCAATGAATGCGAGTTCAGCGCGCTTTTCGATCTGAATGATATTCTCGCCGCCTATAACGCGGTGCCGGGCATCGAACCGCTGAACCGGCCGCAGCTCTATGCCGCGATGGGGATGTTGGTGGGGGGATGGCCGGAAGGCATGCGTGAGAACCTTACCGTGCGGCTCGCCGGACGCATCGATCGTATGGAAACCCGCGTGCTTTCCGATGGGAGCAGGCATCTGCGACTGGTCGACTACAAAACCGGCAAGGACCGCGGAGGCCCGGGAATATTCAACGATTTGCAGCTGGTGTGCTATCAGTTGGGTCTTGCGTTCCCCGAAGGCGGCCCACGCGGTTACGAGGCGGTGCGCAACGTGCCGCGTATCGGTCAGAGCGTGCTGTTCTATGTCAGGCATCGCAGCAGCGCCGGCTTCGCCCAAGCGCCGGAAGGCGGGTTCCAGCCTCCTCTGTTCGTCGACGGCTCGCTGAACGCGGAACCGCCATTGAAGCGTTACAGAATCCCCAACGTCGTCGAGAAGCTTATGGACATGCCGGTTCCCACACCCGATGCCAAACCGGAAGGCATACCGGACGAGAAGTGGGCGCGGTTCGTGACGCTCGCCGGCACGCAGACGCTATGGGCGCTGACCATGATCGCCCGCGTGTTCTATGCGGCAGCGGCCAAACGTTCCGGCGCATTGATCGCGCATCCGCAGCCAAGCCATCTGGAATATTGCAAATCAAGGACCTGTCCCGCATGCGCGGGGATGGTCGACACCGTGTTCGAAACGAGGCAAGCATGA